In the genome of Fusarium poae strain DAOMC 252244 chromosome 1, whole genome shotgun sequence, the window ATGTCTCACAGATCGGCACTGCTCAACTATTATGATCTGGTCAGGGCAGCAGGGCTGCACAATCAACTCTGAACAGACAAAAGCAAAATAACGTTAACCGACAGAGTACAGAGTACACAGCGAGTAATCGGACCTGCATAAGTGGAGCTAGCGGGCATTTCTTGCGTATGTACTATCTAATATGTACAGAGCATGTAGGGGCAGCCCTGCATTACATGAACAAGTTGATGTGACCATCGATCTCCATCTTACTCCCTACAGTAGGCTGACAATCCTTAGCGTGAATCAGATCATCATATACTCTATTACTACTCTGTATACTGGCACTTTTGAGTGTGAGCTTGAAGTTATCATGAGGCTAACGACCTGGTTAGTATCGGCGCTTGGTGTGTGCTTTCTTCATAGGCCTCAGTATCGGATTTGTTACCCAAATTCGGTCTCCAGTCCGTTTCACACCCCTGGAGTTGGTCGTGGATCTGCCGGGGCCCTTGTCAATCCACGTTCAAGTGGCTTTAGCTGTCACACTAGGCCTCGCCTCGATTCTATACCCTGTCGTCTGTCGAGGTATTGTACAGTAATACGGATACCACATATGATATTACGACGCCATGCAAACTAATATTCACAGTTAAGGCTGGCCAATGCATCGCGGCGTTGCATATCGAATGCCGAGCCGACGTTTTACATAGTCAAGATGGAAGAATAGGCTAAGCCCAACAAGTTCCCGGCTTGCGAAGTACCCACAGCTGTCAGTTTGGCGAATGACCAAGCTTGGCGCTATCGTCTTCCAGAAGTGCAAGGCACAAATCTACCAGGTCTCTCAATGCCGGTCTCTTTGCCCTTCTTCGACTCCAGTGGGCGGTCCTCCGTTTTACCCCAGGAGCCCGATTCCCACACGGTACGCATTATCGAACCATTCTCACCCTTTGGCTACTGGAACTGGCAGAACATGAACTCATCGAGCTAGCAGCTTAAACACTCAAAGAAAATGTCAAGCGATTCACCTAAACATGAAACCAGTCGTCTCTGGCTCATCGTCTGAGATTCAAACACACAGTCTATCATTCTTCACAGGA includes:
- a CDS encoding hypothetical protein (TransMembrane:1 (o45-65i)), with the protein product MQISTTMYVSYSPWSLSIGFVTQIRSPVRFTPLELVVDLPGPLSIHVQVALAVTLGLASILYPVVCRGIVH